From Echinicola jeungdonensis, the proteins below share one genomic window:
- a CDS encoding DUF4295 domain-containing protein, whose amino-acid sequence MAKKVVATLKKEGGVSYAKVIKAVKSEKTGAYTFREEMVPTTMVQETLKK is encoded by the coding sequence ATGGCGAAAAAAGTAGTAGCAACCCTGAAGAAAGAAGGTGGCGTATCATATGCTAAGGTGATCAAAGCAGTTAAGTCTGAAAAAACCGGTGCATACACTTTCAGAGAAGAAATGGTTCCCACCACTATGGTGCAGGAAACTTTAAAGAAATAA
- the rpmB gene encoding 50S ribosomal protein L28 — protein MAKVCDITGKRPRVGNNVSHANNKTKRKFYPNLHKKSFYVPEKDAWITLKVSSKALRTINKKGISAVLKEAQAEGHIIIK, from the coding sequence ATGGCAAAAGTTTGTGACATCACCGGTAAGAGACCTCGAGTAGGTAATAATGTATCGCATGCGAACAACAAGACCAAGCGTAAGTTTTATCCTAACCTGCATAAGAAAAGTTTTTACGTGCCAGAAAAGGATGCTTGGATCACGTTGAAGGTATCCTCAAAGGCATTGAGAACTATCAATAAAAAAGGCATCAGTGCTGTATTGAAAGAAGCTCAGGCAGAAGGACATATTATCATTAAGTAA
- the rpmG gene encoding 50S ribosomal protein L33, giving the protein MAKKGNRVQVILECTEHKSSGVPGTSRYITTKNRKNTTERLELKKYNPILKKVTVHKEIK; this is encoded by the coding sequence ATGGCTAAGAAAGGTAACAGAGTGCAAGTGATTTTGGAATGTACCGAGCATAAAAGCAGTGGTGTTCCAGGAACTTCAAGATATATCACGACTAAAAACCGAAAAAATACTACTGAGCGATTGGAATTGAAGAAATACAATCCTATCCTGAAGAAAGTAACGGTTCATAAGGAAATTAAATAA